Proteins from one Cicer arietinum cultivar CDC Frontier isolate Library 1 chromosome 3, Cicar.CDCFrontier_v2.0, whole genome shotgun sequence genomic window:
- the LOC140919563 gene encoding probable xyloglucan endotransglucosylase/hydrolase protein B has translation MNFSLSILFLILSSLTFAAFCATPQRPVDVPFGRNYVPTWAFDHIKSFNGGSEIQLLLDEYTGTGFQSKGSYLFGHFSMNIKMVPGDSAGTVTAFYLSSQNEEHDEIDFEFLGNRTGQPYILQTNVFTGGQGDREQRIYLWFDPTKAYHRYSVLWNTYQIVFLVDNIPIRVFKNNKDLGVKFPFNQAMKVYNSLWNADDWATRGGLEKTDWSKAPFIAGYKSFHIDGCEASVNAKFCGTQGKRWWDQPEFRDLDAAQWRRLKWVRRKYTIYNYCTDRKRLPQIPPECTRDRDI, from the exons atgaatttttcattgtcaattttatttctaattctGTCGTCTCTAACATTCGCGGCTTTCTGCGCCACCCCGCAGAGACCCGTGGATGTACCTTTCGGTCGAAACTATGTACCGACTTGGGCTTTTGATCACATCAAATCCTTTAATGGTGGTTCTGAGATTCAACTTCTGCTTGACGAGTACACTG GTACTGGCTTCCAATCTAAAGGATCATACTTATTTGGTCACTTTAGCATGAACATAAAGATGGTTCCGGGTGATTCAGCTGGCACGGTCACTGCTTTCTAT TTATCTTCCCAAAACGAGGAGCATGATGAGATAGACTTTGAGTTTTTGGGAAATAGAACAGGACAACCTTATATTTTACAAACAAATGTGTTCACTGGAGGCCAAGGTGATAGAGAACAAAGAATTTATCTTTGGTTTGATCCTACAAAAGCCTATCATAGATACTCTGTTCTATGGAACACATATCAAATTGT GTTCCTTGTGGATAATATCCCAATCAGAGTGTTCAAGAACAACAAGGACTTGGGAGTAAAATTTCCATTTAACCAAGCAATGAAGGTATACAACAGTCTATGGAATGCAGATGATTGGGCAACAAGGGGTGGTTTAGAGAAAACAGATTGGTCAAAAGCACCATTCATAGCTGGATACAAAAGTTTCCACATTGATGGTTGTGAAGCCTCTGTTAATGCTAAGTTTTGTGGCACACAAGGTAAAAGATGGTGGGATCAACCTGAATTTCGTGATCTTGATGCTGCTCAATGGAGAAGATTAAAATGGGTGCGTAGGAAGTACACTATTTACAACTATTGCACTGATAGAAAACGTTTACCTCAAATACCACCTGAATGTACAAGAGACCGTgacatttaa
- the XTH1 gene encoding xyloglucan endotransglucosylase/hydrolase precursor, with protein MSSSFSFWTLCLILASLVSSSFCAAPRKPVDVPFGRNYYPTWAFDHIKYFNGGSEIQLHLDKSTGTGFQSKGSYLFGHFSMNIKMVPGDSAGTVTAFYLSSTNSEHDEIDFEFLGNRTGQPYILQTNVFTGGQGNKEQRIFLWFDPTKEFHRYSILWNMYQIVFFVDDVPIRVFKNSKDLGVKFPFDQPMKIYNSLWNADDWATRGGLEKTDWSKAPFVAGYKSFHIDGCEASVNAKFCATQGKRWWDQPEFRDLDAAQWRRLRWVRQKFTIYNYCTDRKRLPQIPPECTRDRDI; from the exons ATGAGTTCTAGTTTTTCATTTTGGACTCTCTGTCTCATTTTAGCATCACTAGTCTCTTCTTCTTTCTGTGCTGCTCCAAGGAAACCAGTGGATGTTCCATTTGGCAGAAACTATTACCCAACTTGGGCTTTTGATCATATCAAATACTTCAATGGTGGTTCTGAGATTCAGCTTCATCTTGATAAATCCACTG GTACTGGTTTTCAATCCAAAGGTTCATACTTGTTTGGTCATTTTAGTATGAACATTAAGATGGTTCCTGGTGATTCAGCTGGAACAGTCACTGCTTTCTat TTATCTTCAACAAATTCTGAGCATGATGAAATAGATTTTGAGTTCTTGGGGAACAGAACAGGACAACCTTATATTTTGCAAACAAATGTGTTCACTGGTGGTCAAGGTAACAAAGAACAAAGGATCTTTCTTTGGTTTGATCCTACAAAAGAGTTCCACAGATACTCCATTCTATGGAATATGTACCAGATTGT GTTTTTTGTGGACGATGTTCCCATAAGAGTATTCAAGAACAGCAAGGATTTGGGAGTAAAATTTCCATTTGACCAACCAATGAAAATATACAATAGTTTATGGAATGCAGATGATTGGGCAACAAGGGGTGGTTTAGAGAAAACAGATTGGTCAAAAGCACCATTCGTAGCTGGATACAAAAGCTTCCACATTGATGGTTGTGAAGCCTCTGTTAATGCTAAGTTTTGTGCTACACAAGGTAAAAGATGGTGGGATCAACCTGAATTTCGTGATCTTGATGCTGCTCAATGGAGAAGATTAAGGTGGGTTCGTCAAAAATTCACCATTTACAACTATTGCACTGATCGAAAACGTTTACCTCAAATACCACCTGAATGTACAAGAGACCGTGacatttaa